In Notolabrus celidotus isolate fNotCel1 chromosome 10, fNotCel1.pri, whole genome shotgun sequence, one DNA window encodes the following:
- the LOC117820022 gene encoding LOW QUALITY PROTEIN: sorting nexin-4-like (The sequence of the model RefSeq protein was modified relative to this genomic sequence to represent the inferred CDS: inserted 1 base in 1 codon), with amino-acid sequence MMMADSGSTEEVAVIGNTDITSTESENNIINTMVERGTALLKKMEINVAEXEKRTGKNTVNMQETYTVYLIETRPAETVPDGGTPAAPDTLWRRYSEFELLRTFLLVTYPYIIIPPLPEKRAEFVWHKLSADNLDPDFVERRRVGLENFLLRVASHPVLSSDKIFFLFLTEEKGWREAVLETGFQDKVDSRLKSLSAMFRVKNPDKRFTALKQYSDELTTVVSQLLRVRARVADRLYGVYKVHGNYGRVFSEWSAIEKEMGDGLQSAGHHMDTYAASIDDILEEEEHYADQLKEYLFYTDAVRSVCRKNELIQYELEMTAQDLANKKQQKEELATGTVRVFSLKGMTSKLFGQESPEQRESRLAALEQSIQEGEQTLKEKNNECQEFVRTAWEDIERFKEQKDNDLREALISYAIMQISMCKKGIQVWSNAKECFSKM; translated from the exons ATGATGATGGCAGACTCTGGAAGTACCGAAGAAGTAGCTGTGATCGGTAACACCGATATCACGTCCACGGAATCCGAAAACAACATAATAAACACG ATGGTGGAAAGAGGGACAgctcttttgaaaaaaatggagATTAATGTTGCAG GCGAGAAGAGGACCGGGAAGAACACAGTTAACATGCAGGAAACCTACACAGTCTATCTCATAGAAACACG cccaGCTGAGACTGTCCCAGATGGAGGTACTCCTGCAGCACCTGACACTTTGTGGAGACGCTACAGTGAGTTTGAGCTGCTCAGAACATTCCTCCTTGTCACCTACCCTTATATCATCATCCCTCCACTACCAGAGAAAAGA GCAGAGTTTGTTTGGCACAAGCTGTCAGCAGACAACCTGGACCCAGACTTTGTTGAGCGACGGAGAGTCGGTCTGGAAAACTTCTTGCTGCGAGTTGCATCACATCCTGTCCTTTCCAGTGACAaaatcttcttcctctttctgacaGAG GagaagggatggagggaggctgTTTTGGAGACGGGTTTCCAAGACAAG GTGGACTCCAGACTTAAGTCTCTGAGTGCCATGTTCAGAGTCAAAAACCCCGACAA GCGATTCACAGCACTGAAGCAGTACAGTGATGAACTGACCACAGTCGTCTCTCAGTTACTGAGAGTGCGGGCG AGGGTAGCAGATAGACTGTATGGAGTTTACAAGGTCCATGGTAACTATGGCAGAGTCTTCAG TGAGTGGAGTGCGATAGAAAAAGAGATGGGAGATGGATTGCAGAGTGCAGGCCACCACATGGACAC GTATGCTGCATCAATAGatgacattttggaggaggaagagcattATGCAGACCAACTGAAAGAATACCTGTTCTACACTGATGCTGTCAG ATCTGTATGCAGGAAAAATGAGTTGATCCAGTACGAGTTGGAGATGACGGCTCAGGATCTGGCGaataagaaacaacagaaagaagAGCTTGCCACAGGG ACGGTGCGTGTCTTTTCGCTGAAGGGGATGACCAGTAAGCTTTTTGGCCAAGAGAGCCccgagcagagagagagcaggctgGCAGCTTTGGAGCAGAGTATCCAGGAGGGAGAGCAAACACTCAAGGAGAAGAACAACGAGTGCCA aGAGTTTGTGCGAACAGCCTGGGAGGACATTGAACGTTTCAAGGAGCAGAAGGACAATGATTTGCGCGAAGCACTAATCAGCTACGCCATTATGCAGATCAGCATGTGTAAGAAG GGAATCCAGG